In one Alphaproteobacteria bacterium SS10 genomic region, the following are encoded:
- a CDS encoding alpha/beta fold hydrolase produces the protein MTDVKPIDLNAVVTGDGPPLVILHGLFGQAKNWGGLTKRLGQQFTVHALDLRSHGASEAASPMTYPAMAVDLLAYIDGNDLDQPAVIGHSMGGKVSMCAALTQPSKIGKLLVADIAPVSYDHRFDVFFEALRAIDLENLKGRQAADQVLTDYIAEKPVRDFLLSNLSRNTDGGWFWDIDLPSIEADIDAITGWPEGVTGPFEGQTLFLNGGASDYVTDDMHPAISALFPKASFATMDGVGHWVHAEAPAVFLEHVTGFLG, from the coding sequence ATGACCGACGTTAAACCAATTGATCTGAATGCCGTTGTGACGGGTGATGGCCCGCCGCTGGTGATCCTGCATGGGCTGTTCGGCCAGGCCAAAAACTGGGGTGGGCTGACCAAAAGACTCGGCCAGCAATTTACCGTCCATGCCTTGGATTTACGCAGCCATGGCGCGTCAGAGGCAGCGAGCCCGATGACCTATCCGGCCATGGCGGTCGATTTACTCGCTTACATCGATGGCAATGACCTCGACCAACCGGCGGTGATTGGCCACTCGATGGGCGGCAAGGTTTCGATGTGTGCTGCCCTCACCCAGCCCAGCAAGATCGGCAAGCTCTTGGTGGCCGACATCGCACCCGTCTCTTACGACCACCGGTTCGATGTGTTTTTTGAGGCGCTAAGAGCCATCGACCTTGAGAACCTGAAAGGCCGACAGGCAGCTGATCAGGTTTTAACCGATTACATCGCGGAAAAGCCGGTTCGTGACTTCCTGTTGTCCAATCTTAGCCGCAACACTGATGGCGGCTGGTTTTGGGATATCGACCTCCCCTCGATTGAGGCTGATATCGATGCCATCACCGGGTGGCCAGAGGGTGTGACGGGTCCATTTGAGGGCCAGACCCTGTTTCTGAATGGCGGGGCATCAGACTACGTTACCGATGACATGCATCCGGCGATCAGTGCCTTATTCCCAAAAGCCAGTTTTGCGACGATGGACGGGGTTGGCCATTGGGTCCATGCCGAAGCACCGGCGGTATTTCTTGAGCATGTGACCGGCTTCCTCGGCTAA